The genomic interval CGGCGGATTGAGCCTCGCAGACCGCTTGCCCGGGAGCCGGCCGATATGAGAAACTGGGGGCGATGAAAACGAAAGCCGATGATTTTGCCTCTCTGCTGCGCTCCTGGGGCGCAAGCGATGTTTCCTGGACGCGAGTAAGCGACGGACCCGGAGGGCTTCCCTGGGCGGTATCGATCGCAGTGAGGCTCTCGGACGCCGTAATTGACGAAATAGAAACAGAACCCACCTATACGTATTTCCATCACTACCGGACGGCTAACGCCTTTCTCGACCGCCTCTCTCTGCAGGCGGGCCTGCATGTACAGGCTGAGGGGGCGAGCTACATCGCTGTCGCGGCGTCGCAAAGCTCGCCCGACTCGCCGTTCGAGGGCCGTTACTCGCACAAGAAGGCCGCCTGCCTGGCCGGGCTCGGCTCGATGGGGCGCAGCGGACTCTTCCTCCACCGCCGATGGGGTCCCCGCGTAAGGCTCGCGACCCTTTTCACCGACTGGCCGGAGTTGGCCGCGCCTGTTGCGGTAAGAGGGCACAGTGTCGTGCACGGCGACGCGGAGGCGGTATGCGGACACGCAGGCGGGAGCGCAGAATCCGCAAGTGTAAGCGGGCACGCTTTTGCGGCTAGTTGCTCGGAGGCGGTAAGCGGACACGCGGGCGGGAGCGCGGAATCCGCAAGTGTAAGCGGGCACGCGGGCGGGAGCGCGGAATCCGCAAGTGTAAGCGGGCACGCTTTTGCGGCTAGTTGCTCGGAGGCGGTAAGCGGACACGCGGGCGGGATTCTCGCCGAAACGTGCACGCACTGCAGGCTCTGCGTGGATGCCTGCCCGGCAGACGCCATCGGATTCGAATCGGATCGAGCCGTATTCCATCCGCAAAAATGCAGTTCGTGGATGAAAAAGGCCTACCAGCATATCGGCCGCGGAGCCGTCTGCGGAATTTGCATGAAAGTCTGTCCGGCGGGTCGCTGATATCGCGCGCCTGGAAGAGTGCTCTTGCCGGTTCGGCCGAAGCGCATATACTTAAATTCTGATGAATAAAAGATTTGCCCTTTTTTCAGCCATGATCGTTCTCTCGGCGTTCAGCCTTTCAGCCCAACGGTTGTTTACTATCCATGCGCTCAAATACCCTCCGTTTCTGGGAAAAAATCTTCCGGGCCAGGGCATAACGATGGAGATAATCAGGGCAGCTCTCGCAGCGGAAAACGCCCGCGCTGAATGCGTGTTTATGCCGGTCGCGCGGGGAACCGCGCTTATGAAAAGCGGCGAGATACCCGTCGGCATTTTCGGCTTCCAGCTCGACGGTTATCCTCATCTCAAACCGGTCGGCCTCGGTAAGACGAGGGTCAACCTCTATACCTACAATAAAGATCCTCAGCTCGTCTGGAACGAAGCGCTAGATCTTATCAAGTACCGGGTCGGCAGCCTCAGGGGACTCCCCTCGCTTTCAAAACTAACCGACGCAGGAGTCGCCGTCGATATATCGGAAACGCCTGAAGTCCTCATCAAAAAGCTGAGACTCGGCCGCATCGATATCGCGATTCTCATAGACGCGACAGAATTCCATCTCACGACTTCGCTGTATCCGGCAGAGCGGAATTTATTCCGTCCGATGAAAAAAACCTGGACCGAAGTGACGTACGGAGTCGTCTCCAACATCGAAACCGCAGAAGGCAGAGCTTTTTTCGACGCGATGGGCCGAGGAATGAGAACAATAGTCGAAAATGGAACATATCTGAGAATTCTCGAGCAAATCTACGGAAAGGGTCAGGTTCCGCCGGATATGAGAAACCCGCCGGAATTGTGAACGACCGGAAGATCTGAATATTTCGCAGACTCTATGATATTAAGCAAATGAAAAAAATCAAGATTTGAAAGGACCGCAATGGAAAACGACATCCGCTGGATTCAACGATTCGAGAATTTTAAAACGGCTTTCGCGGCTTTGACTGAAGCTGTCGAACTCACCAATGCCCGGGAACTTTCAAAGCTTGAAAAGCAAGGACTCATTCAGTCATTCGAGTTTACGCATGAAATCGCATGGAATGTACTGAAAGACTATCTTCAATGGAAAGGAATTTTCGGCATCGTTGGATCGAAGGACAGCACGCGGGAAGCCTTTAAAAATGAATTGATTTCGGCCGGGGATATATGGATGGAAATGATTACAGCCAGAAATCTCGCTTTCCATACATACAATCAATCCATCGTCGAAGCCGTGTACGCCTCGATCACGCAATCCTTCTTTCCGGCTTTTTTTGAATTTTTGCAACGCTTTCAAGCAATAGCCGAACAGAGCTCCGATGAATAACGACTTTGGTTTAAGCGTCGAAACGATTGCAAAGATTCGCTCGGTTTTTGCCGCGCACCCCGAAATCGAACAAGCTCGCATTTACGGATCAAGAGCAAAGGGAAATTACAGAACGGGATCCGATATCGACGTATGCCTGAGCGGAAACAGCGAACTTATACATGCAAATTTCCACACGCTGCTCAATGAGCTCGACGACGCAATGCTTCCCTACACGATGGATATATCGATATACGATTATATCGAAAATCCGGCCCTGACCGAACATATCGATCGGGTCGGACAACTGTTTTATTCAAAATCAGGCATAGAGTAATTCGCGTCGTCCGAACGAAGCTTCTTTCATTTTCTCGAGGGCGCTCCGGCGGACGCGCTCCTGATGTCGTCGATGACGATGAAACCGGCAGGATCTATCTTGCGGGCGAGAGACTGGATTTTCGAAACATCACGCCGTTTCGCCTGTAGGAACAGAAGAGATACGGCGCCGTCGCGGCCGGAGCCTTCGAACACGGTAACGCGGTATCCGGCCTCGCGCAAGGAAGCGGCCGACTCCTCGCCCTTCGCGGAGAAAATACGAATAACCTGGTCGCCGATCTTGAAAAGGTTTTCGATAGTCATTCCGCAGAATGTTCCCGTCGCGAAACCGAGCGCGAACGCCACGGCGGTCAGGGGATCGCTCATGTCCTTCAATACGCGGGACACCGCGAACACCCAGATAAGCGACTCGGCAAACGCGGCGAAAAAGGCGGGAAGCTTTCTCCCCCGTATCACCATCGCGTGCCTGAACGTTCCGAGAGACACATCCGCCACGCGGGCGATGAAAATCGTCAAAGCTAATAAAATCTGCGGCTGCGAAAACAAGAAAACACCTCGGTGCATGAATTTTGCCGGAGCAATACACATAATATACTCAATCCTCGCCGGCCGGACAAATCCTCGCCAAGCGGAGGCCGGCGGCCGCGGCGATCTCGTTCGCGTATTTCAGCGCGTTCAAATCCTTTCGCTGGTCTTCTTCGGAAAGCGACTCCCAGGGAACAAGATTCGCGTGGAGATGATACTTAGCTTTGAACGCCGAGTACCGGCTATCGGATGAGTCCGCGTACGGCAGATAGCCGGCAAGGAGTTTCTCGGCGGCCCATCGATTATGCTCCATCCTTCCGAGCTGTTCTAAAATCTTCCGCGGATAGGATTCAAGTTCGAACTTCTCGCCGCCATCGCCGCCGGCGGAACCGGAAACAAAGTGCCACCCCAGGAATCTTAGCTTTACCAATAGATGCCGGGCGGCATACCGGTTGGAATCGCGCAGGACGTCCGATAGCCTATCCCATTCCGCATCGATGAGTTCCGAATCCCACCTCATAGATTCGGATGCAAGCCAGCTGAAGTGGATTCCCTTCGCGAGCACGTCGCAGTCTTCCGCGCGGCGCATGATGTCCAATCCGTTCACAAGACCATCGCTGTCGACCAGAACGATGTCCTGGCTGCGAAGATAGCCGCCGCAGCACTCCTCCGACGGGTACGAGCCTTCCCGGCCCAAAGGCGGAATCACAATGATTCTGGTCTGTTTGCCGGCAAGAACGGAAAGCTGCCTCAATACGCGGGCAGTCTCCAAGGCCAGCGACGAATCGTCGAACGAGATGAACGCGACGTCCGGAAGTTCGTTTGAAAAGACATTCTTCCATTGCGATGCTTCGACAACCTCCGCGGAAGCGGCGGCGTCGAAGCCGGGATGCCTCGCCAGAAATTCATCGAACGAGGCCTCGATTCCGCGATCGCAGAGCGAAATGCGCGGAAGAGAGAGATCTCCGAAGTGGGCTGTCTGCGCGATTTCAAATGCGATAGCCTGTCCTATCCCCGCGAATCCGAATACGGCGGCGCGAAGCATTTCGGGATTCGGGAGCGAGCCGAGCACGTGCGTATCAACGATTGCGCGAGCAAGATGAAGTTCAGGATTGAATCTGAAAACCCGAACTGATTCCGATCTTCCGTCCGGGGTATTCTCTGCGGCTTCGTCGAATTCCCGCGCGATCCTGAGCGCGGATTCGTCGGAATACCCGACGAAAATCGAAGGCAGTCTTTTGAGTCCGCCCGCTTTCCTGGATCTCCGGATATTCCGCAAAAAGTCCTCGGCTGATCGGGAAGCTTCCTGAGCCAGGACGTCTGATTCCGTCATGACGAAAAGGCAGCGAGCCCGGCGCAGACCGCACGCGATGAAGGACTGAGAAAAGGCGGATTCCTCGAAGATCGATGCGGCTCCCATTTCAGCCGCGCGCATCGCTTCTTCCGCTGAGCGGGCGATGCACAACACCTTGCGTTCCGCCGAAATATCGGAGGCAAGAGCAGCGGCGCGCTTGTCGAAGCCGTAAAAAACGGCGTGGCCGCGCATCGCGTATCGGGCCGAAAACGCCTGCATGCGCGAACGGAAAAAACTCATCGCGACGAACACCACCGTGCCCGCGACCGCCAGGGGAGAGAGAAAGCGCGCAAGATCTAGAGCGAGGGGAACTCCCGGTTGGTCGAAGCTCGCGTTCACGGTGAAAAGGGTCAACAGCCGGTACGCGACATCTGTCCAGGTGAGGCCGGAGGCGCTGCCCAAGTATTCGATCCAGCCGACGGAACCGAGAACGGCGCTCGATGAGACCAGCAAAGATACGATGATGCCGCCGTAGAAGCGGTCGGAAAACCTTTTCCCTTTTTTCATAAATACGTGTTCGATTCGAGCCGCTGCCGGTACGAACGGGTGAGGAGCACGGCAAGAACGGTCGGTACGCAGGTCATCGTGAGGCAAAAATAAAAGACGGCCGCGAGAGCCGCTTCGTCCGACGCGTTGTATCCGATTACGAGGAACAGCACCCAGCACGCAAAAGAAAAGACGTACAACAGGCGGCCCGTCACGAGCTTCCAAGTCTGCTTTTCAGGCTTGAGATAAAAACGCCCTTCGGCGTCGATGCCGATTTTGTCTTCGCCGTAACGGACTACTATCCTCGCCGCCTGCTGGCTCGCGGTGTCGAGTCTGATTTGCGCGGCGGCCTCGGGGTTCGCCCATCGCGCGGCTGAAAGTTCCTTTCCGGTTTTGAAGAAGAAGCGGCCGGCGAAAAAGAGGGCGGCGACGAGAAGGAGCAGCATGACGACGGAAGAGCTTCCGTGCTCCATCGCGAAGGTATCGTACAAACCGTGGATGAACACGGCAGCGGCGAAACCCTTGAGCACCAGGACGGCAGCGGTCCGCCGGTCGGCGGCGAAGCGCGCGCGCCCGACATAGGCGCCCATGATGACGCCGCAGAACGTATGCAGGGGGATCGCGGTAATCGAACGGGCGACGGCAGTGGCCAGTCCGCCCGAGAGTACGTACAGCACGTTTTCAAAAAGCGCGAAGCCGATGGAGCTCGCCGTAACGTACACGATGCCGTCGTTCTCCTCGTTGAAGTTGCGATTCTTCCAGACGAACAGAAGGATGACCGCGAGCTTGCAGCCCTCCTCCACCGGCGCGACCTGGATGAAGGAGGTTCTGATTATGGCTGGAAGATCATGCTCGCCGAAAAACGGAAGATACGCGAGCAGACCCTCGATGAGAGAAGCCGGAAAGGTGGAGATCACTCCGAGCGCGAGCGCGAACATGAGCATGCCCAGGGGTTCGGGTTCGACGCGGTCCGTCTTGATCAGGTAGGCGAAAAACATCATCGGCGGAGCTATCGCCAGCAGAAGCAGAATAAGCGTGTACATGGTATCTCCCTTAAAATGATAGCGCAACAAATGCACAAAAGTATGCCACGAAACGGACCGAAAAAAAAGAGAATTGACACATTCACGTCGCTGATTCATCATCCGGTGCAAACGCTATGAAAACCGAACGAAACCGATACGTCGACAATCTCAGAATTTTCTGCATCCTCCTCCTCTTTCCCTTCCACGCGGCGATGTGCTTCAACAGCTTCACGCTCGCGTCGGGAAAACCGGAAGGCTTCTACGTCTGGCTCGGGCCCGTCGAATGGTGCTCGCATATCGTGGTAGCGGTCTATCCCTGGTGGATGGCCCTCCTCTTCGTTCTCGCGGGCATATCGACTCGCCGGGCATTGCAGAAGCGGAGCGCGGCGGACTACGCGAAGGAACGCGTCGCGCGGCTGCTGGTTCCCCTGCTCGCTGGACTCGTTCTCGTCGTTCCTCCGCAGGCCTACATCGGCGATGTATTCAACAACGGCTACTCAGGCGGCTTCTTTTCCCACTATCGCAAATTCTTCACGACCCTCACCGACTTTTCCGGAAACGACGGAGCGTTCACGCCCGGGCATCTGTGGTTCATTCTCTATCTCTTTATCATCTCGATGGTTTTTCTTCCGCTGACCTCCCGGTTCGCGAAGCGGAATCCAGAAAGCGGCCCGGGTCGAATCCGGCTCCCGGCCGGGATGTCCTTGCCCGCGCTGACCGCCGGAGGATTTCTGTTCCTCGGGATTTTCTCGCTCGTCGGCAGAATCGGCAACAAGGGGCTCGGCGAATATTCCGCTTGTTTTCTGCTCGGTTTCTTCGTCCTGAGCCGCGCAGAGGTTATTGAAAAAATCTCGAAGAAATGGGCTGTTCTCTCGATCGCCTGGGCCGCCCTCGCCGCGCTCCGCTGCTGGATGTGGGCAGCGCGCTTCCAGGGAGACCTCGCGTGGAATATCGGCTACACAGCGTTTGAATGGATCGGAATTCTCGCAACCCTCTCGCTCGGCTCGCGCTTCTTGAACGTCGACGCGAAACCCCTGCGCTATCTCTCCCGCGCGGCCTTCCCGCTCTACTATTTCCACCAGACGCTTCTGCTCATCGTCGCGTTCGTTCTCTCTTCGCACGTCGCGCGCCCCGCTCCCTTCATCCTGTTGACGACGGCCGCCAGCTTCGCGCTCAGCCTTGCGGCCTACGAACTGTTCCGCCGCTTCCCGATGTCCCGCATCCTCTTCGGCATCAAGAAATAGAATAAAAATCGAGGCCGGAATCTTGAAGCGGGGCGAACGTCCCGCGCCGGAGCCCCCGGCAGGGAGAGTCCTTGCAGGGGGGTGATCTCTATCGGCTGTCGCTAGGAAGAACGAACGATGAAAAATCCGACGGTATCCTTCATGCTTTCAGCCTGGCTGGAGAGTTCCTCCGCCATCGATGAAAGTTGTTCAGAGGCCGTAGCGTTTTGCTGGATTATCTGGTCGAGCTGGTTCAACGCGTCGTTGATTTGTTCTACTCCGGTGTTCTGTTCGTTGCTCGACGCGGCGATTTCCTGAACAAGATGGGCAGTCGACTTGATGTCGGGGATGATCTCGACGATCAGCCTGCCGGCGCGCTCGGCGACTTCTACGCTGGAACCGGAAAGGGCGGTGATTTCGCCGGCGGCGAGCTGGGACCGTTCGACGAGCTTGCGCACTTCCGCGGCGACCACGGCGAAGCCCTTCCCCGCTTCTCCGAGCTCATCGGAACGCCTCCGCATTTTATCAAGAAGTCCGAAATCGTAACCGTCGAGCTTGAAGTCGCCGTCAGCTCACGTCATGAGCAGGGTCGAGAGGCGGGCGCGGGCCTGCTCAAGGCTGATGCTCTTGCGTTTCGCGTAATCTTCCGCCTGGTCGGCGCCGATCTTTCCCACGGTAAAATAGCGGGCCGCGGGATTCGCGTAATACCAGCCGCATACGGAGGCGGCGGGCATCATCATCCAGCTTTCAGTCAGCGAGATGCCGGTATTTTTTTCCGCGCCGAGCAAGGCGAACAACGTCTCTTTCTCGGAGTGCTCGGGGCAGGGAGGATAGCCCGGAGCCGGACGGATGCCAGAGTATTTCTCGCGGAGCAGAGCTTCCTTTCCCAGATTTTCTTCCGGCGCGTATCCCCAGAACTCGGTCCTGACGCGTT from Teretinema zuelzerae carries:
- a CDS encoding DUF362 domain-containing protein, giving the protein MKTKADDFASLLRSWGASDVSWTRVSDGPGGLPWAVSIAVRLSDAVIDEIETEPTYTYFHHYRTANAFLDRLSLQAGLHVQAEGASYIAVAASQSSPDSPFEGRYSHKKAACLAGLGSMGRSGLFLHRRWGPRVRLATLFTDWPELAAPVAVRGHSVVHGDAEAVCGHAGGSAESASVSGHAFAASCSEAVSGHAGGSAESASVSGHAGGSAESASVSGHAFAASCSEAVSGHAGGILAETCTHCRLCVDACPADAIGFESDRAVFHPQKCSSWMKKAYQHIGRGAVCGICMKVCPAGR
- a CDS encoding nucleotidyltransferase substrate binding protein, yielding MENDIRWIQRFENFKTAFAALTEAVELTNARELSKLEKQGLIQSFEFTHEIAWNVLKDYLQWKGIFGIVGSKDSTREAFKNELISAGDIWMEMITARNLAFHTYNQSIVEAVYASITQSFFPAFFEFLQRFQAIAEQSSDE
- a CDS encoding nucleotidyltransferase family protein codes for the protein MNNDFGLSVETIAKIRSVFAAHPEIEQARIYGSRAKGNYRTGSDIDVCLSGNSELIHANFHTLLNELDDAMLPYTMDISIYDYIENPALTEHIDRVGQLFYSKSGIE
- a CDS encoding DUF2179 domain-containing protein, which encodes MHRGVFLFSQPQILLALTIFIARVADVSLGTFRHAMVIRGRKLPAFFAAFAESLIWVFAVSRVLKDMSDPLTAVAFALGFATGTFCGMTIENLFKIGDQVIRIFSAKGEESAASLREAGYRVTVFEGSGRDGAVSLLFLQAKRRDVSKIQSLARKIDPAGFIVIDDIRSASAGAPSRK
- a CDS encoding PrsW family intramembrane metalloprotease, whose amino-acid sequence is MYTLILLLLAIAPPMMFFAYLIKTDRVEPEPLGMLMFALALGVISTFPASLIEGLLAYLPFFGEHDLPAIIRTSFIQVAPVEEGCKLAVILLFVWKNRNFNEENDGIVYVTASSIGFALFENVLYVLSGGLATAVARSITAIPLHTFCGVIMGAYVGRARFAADRRTAAVLVLKGFAAAVFIHGLYDTFAMEHGSSSVVMLLLLVAALFFAGRFFFKTGKELSAARWANPEAAAQIRLDTASQQAARIVVRYGEDKIGIDAEGRFYLKPEKQTWKLVTGRLLYVFSFACWVLFLVIGYNASDEAALAAVFYFCLTMTCVPTVLAVLLTRSYRQRLESNTYL
- a CDS encoding acyltransferase family protein, with translation MKTERNRYVDNLRIFCILLLFPFHAAMCFNSFTLASGKPEGFYVWLGPVEWCSHIVVAVYPWWMALLFVLAGISTRRALQKRSAADYAKERVARLLVPLLAGLVLVVPPQAYIGDVFNNGYSGGFFSHYRKFFTTLTDFSGNDGAFTPGHLWFILYLFIISMVFLPLTSRFAKRNPESGPGRIRLPAGMSLPALTAGGFLFLGIFSLVGRIGNKGLGEYSACFLLGFFVLSRAEVIEKISKKWAVLSIAWAALAALRCWMWAARFQGDLAWNIGYTAFEWIGILATLSLGSRFLNVDAKPLRYLSRAAFPLYYFHQTLLLIVAFVLSSHVARPAPFILLTTAASFALSLAAYELFRRFPMSRILFGIKK
- a CDS encoding methyl-accepting chemotaxis protein produces the protein MRRRSDELGEAGKGFAVVAAEVRKLVERSQLAAGEITALSGSSVEVAERAGRLIVEIIPDIKSTAHLVQEIAASSNEQNTGVEQINDALNQLDQIIQQNATASEQLSSMAEELSSQAESMKDTVGFFIVRSS